In Cyanobacteria bacterium QS_8_64_29, a single genomic region encodes these proteins:
- a CDS encoding ABC transporter ATP-binding protein yields the protein MADTQAAAPQAASPADAPAPQEPLIELKGISKSFGSTLILDEIDLSVSPGEAVVVIGPSGTGKSTILRIIAGLMEPDSGEVCIQGQRRQGAIDEQTDPLGISMVFQQSALFDSLSVDENVGFLLYQHSRLPRRRVRKLVEECLEMVGLDRATADKQPAELSGGMRKRVSFARAILSHPEDPSFDPTAILYDEPTAGLDPIASTVIEDLVRRLQREAATCSTYIMVSHQDSTIRRTADRVVFLYDGKVQWQGGVGELDTTDHPMVRQFFAASTQGPIRAIA from the coding sequence ATGGCGGATACGCAAGCAGCTGCCCCCCAAGCAGCCTCGCCGGCCGATGCACCGGCGCCCCAGGAACCGCTAATCGAGCTCAAGGGCATTAGCAAAAGCTTTGGTAGCACTCTCATCCTGGATGAGATCGATCTGTCGGTGTCGCCGGGCGAGGCCGTGGTTGTCATTGGCCCCTCTGGCACGGGCAAATCCACTATCCTGCGCATTATTGCCGGGCTAATGGAACCCGATTCGGGTGAGGTCTGCATCCAGGGCCAGCGCCGCCAAGGCGCGATCGACGAGCAAACCGATCCGCTCGGCATTAGCATGGTCTTCCAGCAGTCGGCGCTGTTCGATTCGCTCAGCGTCGACGAGAACGTGGGGTTTCTGCTCTACCAGCACTCGCGGCTGCCGCGCCGGCGCGTCCGCAAGCTAGTCGAAGAGTGCTTGGAGATGGTGGGTCTCGATCGCGCCACGGCCGACAAGCAACCAGCCGAGCTATCGGGAGGTATGCGCAAGCGCGTCAGTTTTGCCCGCGCCATCCTCTCCCACCCCGAGGATCCCAGCTTTGACCCCACCGCCATCCTCTACGACGAGCCCACCGCCGGGCTCGATCCCATCGCCTCGACCGTGATTGAGGATTTGGTGCGCCGGTTGCAGCGCGAAGCGGCAACCTGCTCCACCTACATCATGGTCAGCCACCAGGACAGCACCATCCGCCGCACCGCCGATCGCGTGGTATTCCTCTACGACGGTAAGGTGCAGTGGCAAGGCGGCGTTGGCGAGCTCGATACCACCGACCATCCCATGGTCCGGCAGTTTTTCGCTGCCAGCACCCAAGGCCCCATCCGCGCCATTGCCTGA